One genomic segment of Paraburkholderia aromaticivorans includes these proteins:
- the sauS gene encoding acylating sulfoacetaldehyde dehydrogenase codes for MNVRASGAEIAAHRADGEAERMVAPLVARARTAQRAFENAGQQALDTAAAAAAWAIMEPQRNRQLAERAVHDTGLGNADDKFRKNYRKTLGLLRDLHGQKTTGVIAQDKASGIVEIARAVGVVAAITPSTNPAATPANKIINALKCGNAVIVAPSPKGHSSCALLIEFIHAQFAKAGIDADLVQMLPAPISKAATAALMRQCDLVVATGSQANVRMAYASGTPAFGVGAGNVASIVTASADLHDAARKILRSKTFDNATSCSSENSVVIEDTVYAPMLAELAACGGVLLDAAQKARLQAAMWVNGKLSEHCTAKSAEVIAGVAGLDEVAARHPAFLMVEESGAGSDYPFSGEKLAPVLAVYRAADFAAAADVVRDIYAYMGAGHSVGLHSSDTTQAVRLGVTLPVARVIVNQAHCLATGGNFDNGLPFSLSMGCGTWGRNNFSGNLGFRHYLNTTRVAYPIEERVPETDELLGDFFARYGR; via the coding sequence ATGAACGTCAGAGCCTCAGGCGCCGAAATCGCGGCACACCGTGCGGACGGCGAAGCCGAACGCATGGTTGCGCCGCTCGTAGCGAGGGCGCGTACGGCGCAGCGCGCTTTCGAAAACGCGGGACAACAGGCGCTCGACACGGCCGCCGCCGCAGCAGCGTGGGCCATCATGGAACCGCAGCGCAACCGGCAACTGGCGGAGCGCGCCGTACACGATACGGGTCTTGGCAACGCCGACGACAAGTTCCGCAAGAACTATCGCAAAACGCTCGGCCTGCTGCGCGATCTGCATGGACAGAAGACCACCGGCGTGATTGCGCAGGACAAGGCGAGCGGCATCGTCGAGATCGCGCGCGCCGTCGGCGTGGTGGCGGCGATTACGCCGTCCACCAATCCGGCCGCCACGCCGGCCAACAAGATCATCAACGCGCTCAAATGCGGCAATGCGGTAATCGTCGCGCCGTCGCCCAAAGGTCACTCCTCCTGCGCGTTGCTGATCGAGTTCATTCACGCGCAATTCGCCAAAGCCGGTATCGATGCCGACCTCGTGCAGATGCTGCCCGCGCCGATCAGCAAGGCGGCCACGGCCGCGCTGATGCGGCAATGCGATCTGGTCGTGGCGACGGGCTCGCAGGCGAACGTACGCATGGCGTATGCGAGCGGGACGCCCGCATTCGGCGTGGGCGCGGGCAACGTCGCTTCGATCGTCACCGCGTCCGCGGATCTGCATGACGCGGCGCGCAAGATTCTGCGCTCGAAAACCTTCGACAATGCGACGAGCTGCTCGTCCGAAAACAGCGTGGTGATCGAAGACACGGTCTATGCGCCGATGCTCGCCGAGCTGGCCGCGTGCGGCGGCGTGCTCCTCGATGCCGCGCAGAAGGCCCGCTTGCAGGCGGCAATGTGGGTCAACGGCAAGCTCTCTGAACATTGCACGGCGAAGTCCGCCGAGGTGATCGCCGGCGTGGCGGGTCTGGATGAGGTGGCCGCCCGTCATCCCGCCTTTCTGATGGTGGAAGAAAGCGGCGCGGGCAGTGACTATCCGTTTTCCGGCGAGAAACTCGCACCGGTTCTTGCCGTGTATCGCGCCGCCGACTTCGCTGCCGCGGCCGACGTGGTGCGCGACATTTACGCGTACATGGGCGCCGGCCATTCGGTCGGACTGCATTCGAGCGATACCACGCAAGCGGTCCGGCTCGGCGTAACGTTGCCCGTTGCGCGCGTGATCGTGAATCAGGCGCACTGCCTCGCCACCGGCGGCAACTTCGATAACGGCTTGCCGTTTTCGCTGTCGATGGGCTGCGGCACGTGGGGCCGCAACAACTTCTCGGGCAACCTGGGCTTTCGCCACTATCTGAACACTACACGGGTCGCCTATCCGATCGAGGAGCGCGTGCCGGAGACGGACGAATTGCTCGGCGATTTCTTCGCGAGGTATGGCCGATGA
- a CDS encoding IclR family transcriptional regulator, which translates to MSTSNQSNAAAVRAFRVLETLAEAGGPLSMTELVNVLGLPKQTVHRILVQLMDAWLVTRGAGDRLYECSPRVRMLAVNVLMHAGPAAARHVLLEQLVAKIGETCNLTMLSGNDVVYVDRVETEWPLRMHLQPGSHVPLHCSASGKLLLSFLPKDRRERVIETLPLRGYSERTITDRDLLRKELSTTRRRLLAINNQEHLQGLIAIAVPVMLDRNRACAAIAVQAPVGRVTLDDLLAFVPDLRYAAEETAKTFRE; encoded by the coding sequence ATGTCGACATCAAACCAGTCGAATGCAGCTGCAGTTCGCGCGTTTCGCGTTCTCGAAACACTGGCGGAAGCGGGCGGCCCGCTCTCGATGACGGAACTCGTCAATGTGCTCGGCCTGCCCAAGCAGACCGTCCACCGGATCCTCGTCCAATTGATGGATGCGTGGCTCGTCACGCGCGGCGCGGGCGACCGTCTTTACGAATGCTCGCCACGCGTGCGCATGCTCGCCGTCAACGTGTTGATGCATGCCGGACCGGCGGCCGCCCGCCACGTGCTGCTCGAACAACTGGTGGCGAAAATCGGCGAGACGTGCAATCTGACCATGCTCTCCGGCAACGACGTGGTCTATGTGGACCGCGTCGAAACCGAGTGGCCGCTGCGCATGCATTTGCAGCCGGGCTCACATGTGCCGCTGCACTGCTCGGCGAGCGGCAAGCTGCTGCTGAGCTTTCTGCCGAAAGACAGGCGCGAGCGCGTGATTGAAACGCTGCCGCTGCGCGGCTATTCCGAGCGAACGATTACCGATCGCGACCTGTTGCGTAAAGAACTCAGCACGACGCGGCGCCGGCTGCTCGCGATCAACAATCAGGAACACCTGCAAGGGCTGATCGCGATTGCCGTGCCCGTCATGCTCGATCGCAATCGGGCCTGCGCGGCGATTGCCGTGCAGGCGCCGGTGGGACGAGTCACGCTCGACGATCTGCTCGCTTTCGTTCCCGATCTGCGCTATGCAGCGGAAGAGACCGCGAAGACGTTTCGGGAATGA
- a CDS encoding MFS transporter: MAIDPRAIRRVAFASVIGATVEWYDFFLYGVVAGIVFNKLYFPANDPLVSTLLAYSTFAVGFVTRPLGGVIFGHFGDRIGRKSALILTLIIMGISTAGVAFVPTYAQIGIWAPVLLLSLRVLQGIGLGGEWGGAVLMAYEYAPPAQRGLYASLPQIGLSIGLCLASGMVASLSRLLPEAAFLSWGWRIAFGASLGLVLIGLYIRAKVMETPEFIALKRNRREAKIPFVDMMTRYRGAVVLGMGARYIDGVFFNIFAVFSIGYLTQHVSMSRTDALLGVMIAAGVMCFFIPLFGGMSDKLGRARVYFWGSLICGVSVFPAFWLIEMQPANTLLIWAAIVVPFGIFYAMVYGPEAALFAELFDAEVRYTGISFVYQFSGIFASGLTPIIATILMRLNGGKPWTVCAYVLFSALISALSVRAIERKRAGAFDTVVHARS; this comes from the coding sequence ATGGCAATCGATCCCCGCGCTATCCGCCGCGTTGCGTTCGCCAGCGTGATCGGCGCAACCGTCGAATGGTATGACTTTTTTCTTTACGGCGTTGTCGCCGGCATCGTCTTCAACAAGCTCTATTTTCCGGCCAACGATCCGCTGGTGTCGACGCTGCTCGCGTATTCGACCTTTGCGGTAGGTTTCGTCACGCGGCCTCTCGGCGGCGTGATATTCGGCCATTTCGGCGATCGTATCGGCCGCAAGTCGGCGCTGATCCTCACGCTGATCATCATGGGGATCTCGACGGCAGGCGTCGCGTTCGTGCCGACCTACGCGCAGATCGGCATCTGGGCGCCTGTCCTGCTGTTGTCGCTGCGCGTGCTGCAAGGCATCGGGCTCGGCGGCGAATGGGGCGGCGCGGTCTTGATGGCCTATGAATATGCGCCCCCGGCGCAACGCGGTCTCTATGCCAGCCTGCCGCAGATCGGTTTGTCGATCGGGCTATGCCTCGCATCGGGGATGGTCGCGAGCCTCTCGCGTCTGCTGCCCGAAGCCGCGTTCCTGTCGTGGGGCTGGCGGATCGCGTTCGGCGCGTCGCTCGGGCTGGTGCTGATCGGGCTGTATATTCGCGCCAAGGTGATGGAGACGCCCGAATTCATCGCGCTCAAACGCAATCGGCGCGAGGCCAAGATTCCGTTCGTCGACATGATGACGCGCTATCGCGGTGCCGTGGTGCTCGGCATGGGCGCGCGCTATATCGACGGTGTGTTCTTCAATATCTTCGCCGTATTCTCGATCGGCTACCTCACGCAGCATGTCTCGATGAGCCGCACCGACGCATTGCTCGGCGTGATGATCGCGGCCGGCGTGATGTGCTTCTTCATCCCGCTGTTCGGCGGCATGTCCGACAAGCTCGGCCGCGCGCGCGTCTACTTCTGGGGCTCGCTGATTTGCGGCGTGTCGGTGTTTCCGGCTTTCTGGCTGATCGAAATGCAGCCGGCCAATACATTGTTGATCTGGGCTGCGATCGTGGTGCCCTTCGGCATTTTCTACGCGATGGTGTACGGCCCGGAGGCGGCATTGTTTGCCGAACTGTTCGACGCCGAAGTACGCTACACGGGTATCTCGTTCGTCTATCAGTTCTCGGGCATCTTCGCGAGCGGGCTCACGCCGATCATTGCGACGATCCTGATGCGGCTGAACGGCGGCAAACCGTGGACCGTGTGCGCGTATGTGTTGTTCTCCGCTTTGATCTCCGCGCTATCGGTGCGGGCGATTGAACGCAAGCGGGCGGGCGCGTTCGATACGGTCGTCCATGCGCGTTCGTGA